In the genome of Paenibacillus pabuli, one region contains:
- a CDS encoding AraC family transcriptional regulator, translated as MLAFRLTGLPDSRLPLYLYCVGTQEEKVQFRPDGFPVYQLFLLRSGKGEFKVPGEGAWTVSAGELFVMEPGLAHEYVSHSKTNGELGYIGIGGDAAGAVLRSAGLLPMRPWRLSEFEQFWSRVTDIWHSLDNGMTEMWNSSAVIYQLVLDLSRSIHPLHDETEKREARSRSLTRSERESESANEAFNRAVSLMHMHYQDDLLLKHVAEAVGYSVQHLNRLFHQRHGVTGHQYMQRLRLQKASEWLDKHPRASVREAAETVGMEVNYFIRMYKREFGETPGKEIKHRIQLKMETDSTGPVDHLYEV; from the coding sequence ATGCTTGCATTTCGATTAACCGGCCTGCCGGATTCCCGGTTGCCTCTATATCTGTATTGTGTGGGGACACAAGAAGAGAAAGTTCAGTTTAGACCGGATGGATTTCCGGTGTATCAGCTTTTTTTGTTACGCAGCGGCAAGGGGGAATTTAAGGTACCAGGTGAAGGAGCGTGGACAGTGTCCGCGGGTGAATTGTTCGTGATGGAACCAGGGTTGGCCCATGAGTATGTTTCGCATTCCAAAACAAACGGAGAGCTTGGATATATCGGCATTGGTGGAGATGCGGCGGGAGCGGTGCTTCGGTCGGCGGGACTGCTGCCGATGAGGCCATGGCGCTTGTCGGAATTTGAACAGTTTTGGTCACGTGTTACGGACATCTGGCACTCGCTGGACAATGGGATGACTGAAATGTGGAACAGCTCAGCGGTCATCTACCAGCTTGTTCTGGACCTGTCGCGGTCCATCCACCCGCTGCATGATGAGACAGAAAAGCGAGAAGCAAGGAGTAGGTCGTTAACACGTTCTGAGCGCGAGTCGGAATCGGCAAATGAAGCATTCAACCGAGCAGTATCGCTGATGCATATGCACTACCAGGATGATCTGCTGCTGAAGCATGTAGCTGAAGCCGTTGGATATTCGGTGCAGCATCTGAACCGATTATTTCACCAGAGACATGGGGTGACAGGACATCAGTACATGCAGCGATTGCGATTGCAGAAGGCTTCCGAATGGCTGGACAAGCACCCACGAGCAAGTGTAAGAGAAGCTGCAGAGACGGTTGGTATGGAAGTGAACTACTTTATCCGCATGTATAAGCGAGAATTCGGAGAGACACCGGGCAAGGAGATCAAGCATCGCATTCAGCTCAAAATGGAGACAGACTCTACGGGCCCTGTGGATCATCTATATGAAGTATGA